The Sinomicrobium kalidii region TTCCGGGGGACTGGAAAAAGGCCGATGTACTTTACCTGAAAGCACTCGGCCCGCAGGGGGAAGAACTGTGGACCTGGGCCTATACCTGGAAAATAGAGGAACCGCAACCGGCAGAAAAAACAAAAGGAACGGTTTCTCTTGAAGAAACAAAAGATCATTACGAAGTAACAGCCTCGGAAACCCGGTTGCAGATAGACCGGAAAACCGGGAAACTGGTGCAGGTAATGCAATCCGGGAAAGTAATTGATATTAAGAACGGCCCCCGTTTTATCGCTGCGCGGAGAGGGGACAGGACCCTGGACGGAACCGTAGACAAAAAAGCCAAAAAAGGGGAAGACCGGATTTATAAGGAAATAGCATACGAGGAAAAATTACAGCGTATTTCGGCAGAAGAGAAGGACGGGGAAGTGATCGTCAGGGCCGATTATTTCGGGCCGCTCCGTAAAGTGATATGGACCGTAAAAGCAGACGGCACCGTGCAACTGGACTACGAATACGAATACCACGGCGTGGTGGAACTGGTCGGTGTTTCTTTCGACTATCCCGAGGAAAAAATGAAAGGGATAAAATGGCTTGGCAAAGGCCCGTATCGCGTATGGCAAAATCGTTTGCGTGGAACTGCGCTGGATGTATGGGAAAATGAATACAACGACCCTGTTCCCGGGGAATCTTTCATATACCCGGAATTCAAAGGATACTTTAACCAGTGGCAATGGGCCGTGTTCCGCACCGACCAGGGGAAAATCCGGATAAGCAATGCAAACCCGGAAACCTACCTGGGGGTATACACCCCGAGAGACGGAAGGGATGCCTTACTCTACACCCTGCCGCAAACCGGGATCGCATTCTTTGATGTCATTCCCGCCGTAAGGAACAAGGTAAACGCCACAGACCTGGTAGGACCATCATCTCAGCCACAATGGATAAAAGGAGCTAAAAAGCATACGGTATATATGAAATTTAAAGCAAATTGATAATGGGAATAAAGTTGAAAATACACGTCACTGCCAGCGAAGCGTCGGCAGTCTCCCGGCAGATATGCGCGTGCCTGTTGCTGAGCCTGTCGAAGTATTGAAGGTATGCTACCAGCCTCCATGAGATCGCCGCCCTTCGACCGGGATCAGGGCAGGCTTTCGCCTCCTTTGGTCGGTCCCGATGGCTATCGGGACTCGCGATGACACGAAAAAACTTTTGAAAATGAATAAAAACAGAACATACCGGACAATAATCCTTCTTTTTACCGGGATATTGGCCGCCTGTACCCCGAAAAATCAGAAAAAGGAGATCACCGACGAGGTCATGCAGGAAATATACGAAGAGGTCAGAACGCCTTACAAATACGGTCTGGTCATGGTGCCGCCGGACAATTCGTTGAAAATGGATTGCCCGAGTGTTTTCAGAAAAGACGGTAAATGGTATATGACCTACCTGATGTATGATGGCCGGGGCTACGAAACCTGGCTGGCCGAAAGCGATAACCTGCTGCACTGGAAAGAAAAAGGAAAGATCATGTCCTTCTCCGATACCACCGACTGGGATGTCAACCAGAAAGCCGGGTACATCGCCCTTCAGGACAACGAATGGGGAGGCAGCTATGCCTGGGAAAAATACGACGGCAAATACTGGATGAGTTATTTCGGCGGGGACAGCCGGGGTTATGAAGCCGGGATATTGTCTATTGGCATGGCTTATACCGAACAGTCCCCGACGGAAGTACACGAATGGAAACGGCTCGACAAACCCGTACTTACCCCCAAAGACAGGGACGTAAGCTGGTGGGACAACAGCACCATGTACAAAAACTCCGTGATAAGGGATGAAAACAGGGAAACCGGGCATCGTTTCATCATGTACTACAATGCCCGCGGAGACAGTATTAACCCGGCACATGGCGCCGAACGTATCGGCATGGCGGTGTCTGACGATATGAAAAACTGGGAACGGTTCGGCAAGGACCCTGTCATCAATCATCATAAGGGAATTTCAGGCGACGCCTATATTCAGCGTATCAACGATGTGTGGGTGATGTTCTACTTCGGGGCCTTCTGGAAAGACGGCGCCTTTAACCGTTTTGCCGTCTCCAACGACCTGATCCACTGGAAGGACTGGGAAGGGGAAGACCTGATCAGTTCCTCCGAGGATTATGACAACCGCTTTGCGCATAAATCGTTCGTGGTAAAGCACAACGGCGTGGTGTACCATTTCTATTGCGCCGTCAACAAAAAGGACCAGCGGGGCATAGCAGTAGCCACTTCCAGAGACATGGGAGAAAGCGATATGCATTTTGTAACACCGGACGATGAATAAATTGTTTTTCCATACCGTATTTTTCTGGCTTTCCGGGTATTGTGCATGGGCACAAACGGTAACGGGCGAACCTGCGGGAATACCCAGGCCACCGGACAAATTTGTTAACACGCCCTGGGAAGACCCATTGGTGACCAGCCTGAACAGGGATGCTGCCCGTACCACGGCCTATTCCTATAAAACAGTAGAAGACGCCCTGGAAGGAAACCGGGAAAAAAGCCGCCTGAAAATGCTCAACGGGCAGTGGGATTTCAACTATGCCCCAAACCTCGGGAAAGCACCCCGGGAATTTTACAGGACACGGATAAGCGGATGGGATAAGATCGAAGTACCGTCCAACTGGGAACTGCAGGGATACGACATTCCCATTTACAAAAGTGCCGTATATCCCTTTCGTCCCGTAAACCCGCCCTTTGTTCCCGGAGATTATAACGGCGTAGGATCGTACCAAAGAACATTTACCGTTCCGGAAGACTGGAAGGATCACAATATCACGCTGCATTTCGGCGGGGTCAGCTCGTCATTCCGGGTATGGCTTAACGGGAATTTTGTAGGCTATGGGGAAGACAGTTTTCTGCCGTCGGAATTCAATATAACACCCTATCTGAAAGAGGGCGAAAATATCCTTTCCGTACAGGTGCTGCGCTGGAGTGACGGCTCCTATCTCGAAGACCAGGACCACTGGAGGATGAGCGGCATACAGCGCGAAGTATTCCTGATGGCCGAACCTAAAATAAGAATAAAGGATTTTTTCTGGCAGGCGGAATTGGACGAAGACTATCGCGATGCCCTCTTTAAACTGCGCCCTGAAATAGAAAACCTTACGGGTGACAGTATAAAAGGGTATAAATTACAGGTGCAGCTTTATGACCCCGAGGACCGTAAGGTTTTTGCCCGGCCGATGGAAAAGGATGTGGAGGATATCCTCAACGAAAGCTATCCCAGGCTGGACAATGTCAGATTCGGAATGTTCGAAGCGGAGGTAAACAACCCGATGAAGTGGAGTACCGGACATCCCAGCCTGTACACCCTGCTGCTGATCCTCCGGAATCCGTCCGGGGAGATCGAAGAGGTCAAAAGCAGTAAAGTAGGCTTCCGGTCGGTGGAGTTTTCCAAATCAAACGGCAAACTGCTTATCAATGGTAAGGAGACCTATGTATACGGCATAAACCGCCACGATCATCACCCGGTACGCGGAAAGGCGCTCACACGAAAAGATATTGAAGAAGACGTAAAGACCATAAAACAGTTCAATTTTAACTTTATCCGAACCAGTCATTACCCCAATGATCCGTATTTCTACGAACTGTGCGACCGTTACGGCATCATGGTGATGGACGAAGCCAACCTGGAAACCCACGGACTGGGCGGAAAACTGGCCAACGATACCCGCTGGCTGCATGCCCACATGGAACGCCTCACCCGTATGGTACAGCGCGATAAGAACCACCCTTCCGTAGTGATGTGGAGCCTGGGCAACGAAGCCGGGAACGGCCCTGCCTATGCCGCGATGGCCGGCTGGGTACACGATTTTGACCTTACGCGCCCCGTACATTACGAACCCGCACAAGGCAACCCGGCTATGGACGGATATCTGCCCCCCGGTCATCCCGATTATCCGAAAGATCACGCGCACAGAATAGAGAATCCCACCGACGAACCTTTTGTAGACATGGTAAGCCGGTTCTATCCCGGGCTGTTCACGCCCAAACTGCTGGTTGACCGGAAAGCAGACACCCGGCCGATCATTTTTGTGGAATACGCCCATTCCATGGGGAACTCCACCGGGAACCTGAAGGAGATGTGGGACGAGTTCCGGTCCTTACCGAGGGTCATGGGCGGATGTATCTGGGACTTCAAGGACCAGGGTCTGCTGAAAACCGATTCCGTAAGCGGGAAGGAGTTCTATGCCTACGGGGGCGATTTCGGTGAAAAGCTGCACGACGGGAATTTCAATATCAACGGTATTGCCGCCTCCGACGGCAGGCCCAAAGCAGCCATGTACGAATGCAAATGGATCTTTCAGCCCGTAGGGAGCCGGCTTGCGGACGATTTAAAGATCCGGGTTAAAAACCGCCACCCGGATAAATCGCTGGAAACATATATCCCCGTGCTGCAACTCCTGGAAAACGGAGAACAGGTATGGACAAAAGAATGTAAACCCTTCCCCCTGCAGGCCGGGAAAGACACGCTTTTGAACATGGCTCCCTACCTGCCCGAATTAAAAGAGGGTCCCGAATACCTTCTGAATATCTCCTTCCGGCTTTCCGAAGACCGGGAATGGGCCCCGAAAGGCCATGAAGTGGCCTCCGACCAGTTTGTACTCAAAGAACGTAATATCCCGGCAATGTCCGGAGAGGAAAATATTTCTCCCCTCCAACAAAACAAGACCAATCGCTATTTTGAGATAAAGGGCAAAGATTTCCAAATAAAATTCAGCAGGCAGAACGGAGCCTTGACCTCATATATTTTTAAGGGAGATGAGCAGATAACCCAACCGCTGTTGCCGCATTTTACACGTCCGCTGACCGACAATGACCGCAAAGGCTGGAAACCGCACGAAAAATTAAGACCCTGGTACGAAGCCGTCCCCGAACTGAAAAAAGTAAATATCCGGGAGGAAAACAAAAGTAAAATAAAGGTCAGTAGCCGTTACGATATCATTAAGGGAAAGGCCGAAGCAGAAGTGACCTATACCGTAAACGGCAATGGCACGATCCGCGTCGATTATCGGTTGAAAGCCTCAAAAGATTTACCGAATATCCCCAAAATAGGGATGCAGACAGGGATAAACCGGGCTTACGACCTGGTTTCCTGGTATGGAAAAGGCCCCCTGGAAAATTATATCGACCGCAATCACGGTTTTCGCATAGGGCGGTATTCCCTTCCCCTGGAAGAATTTACGGAACCCTATGTCATGCCCCAGGAAAACGGCAACCGTACCGATGTCCGGTGGATGGCATTTACACCCCCGGAAAAAGAGAAGGGAATACTGATAATGGCCCGTGAAAAACCACTCAGCATGAGTGCCTGGCCCTACACCGAAAAGAACATTGATGAAGCCAGGCACACCCATGAATTGAAAAACGCCGGATTTTTAACGGTAAATATAGACCTGAAACAAATGGGAATAGGCGGCAACGACAGCTGGTCAGATGTAGGCCAACCCCTGGAAAAATACCAGATCCCTTCCGGGGATTACCATTACAGCTATTACATTGTCCCGTTTACGGGAGAATTCGACACCGTATTACAACGATTCGAATAAAAATACGAATAAGATAATTGAAGTATAAAAGAAAAAGAATTTCTCCCCCTTGAGGGGGAGATGCCGAAGGCAGAGGGGGCGTCCCCCGGAAATCCTTTATTGCAACCAGAAACGCCGATACTGAAAATGCAAAAACCAAACAAAACACCATGGTTCATCCTGCTCATGTTGAGCATACTCTCCTGTAACCCCCCCGGGGAGAAAAAAGGCGCCGGTTTTCAGCCCACCACCGAATCGTCCAGGCCCTGGGTGTACTGGTACTGGATGCAATCCGCGTATTCCAGGGAAGGCATCACTGCCGACCTGGAAGCCATGAAAGCGGCAGGGATAGGCGGAGCGTACCTGATGGCCATCAAGGGACCGGCCGATCCCCCGTTGATCGATCCGCCCGTGGTGCAGTTGAGTCCCGAATGGTGGGCTATGGTAAAATTTGCCATGACCGAAGCCGACCGTCTCGGCATAAAGCTGGCCATGCACGCTTCCGACGGGTTTGCCGTAGCCGGGGGACCCTGGATCACCCCGGAACTATCCATGCAGAAAGTGGTGTGGTCTGATACCCTTGTGGAAGGCGGGAACAAACTCGATATCCGGCTCCCCGCACCCCCGGATTATAAAGGGTATTACAGGGACATTGCCGTTTTTGCCCTTCCCGTAAAGAAAAACTACCGGAGCACCGCCCGGCTGCAACCGGAAGTAACATCGAGCCTGGCAGGCAAAAACCCGGCATTCCTGGCCGATCCCGGAAAAGACGGGAATTTTAAAATGTATGAAAAAGGGTGGATACAATATAGTTTTGACCAACCCTTTACCTGCAGGACAATAACAATTCACACCAGGGGAAATAATTACCAGGCCCACCGTCTTATAATCGAAACAAGTGAAGATGGTATAAACTTTAAAAAGGTCACCCGCCTGAACCCCCCGCGCCACGGCTGGCAGGATACGGATGCGCCCTATACGTTCAGTATAAATCCCGTGACTTTCCGGTTTTTCCGGTTTGTTTACGATCCCGAAGGTTCGGAGCCCGGTGCCGAAGACCTTGATGCAGCCAAGTGGAAACCCGCCCTGAAGGTCAGCGGTATTGTGCTTTCCGAAGAACCCCTGATAGACCAGTACGAAGGAAAATCCGGGGCGGTATGGAGGATCAGCCCGGAAACCGGTAAAAGTTACATCCCGGAAGAAGATTGTATCGCTAAAG contains the following coding sequences:
- a CDS encoding glycosylase, whose protein sequence is MNKNRTYRTIILLFTGILAACTPKNQKKEITDEVMQEIYEEVRTPYKYGLVMVPPDNSLKMDCPSVFRKDGKWYMTYLMYDGRGYETWLAESDNLLHWKEKGKIMSFSDTTDWDVNQKAGYIALQDNEWGGSYAWEKYDGKYWMSYFGGDSRGYEAGILSIGMAYTEQSPTEVHEWKRLDKPVLTPKDRDVSWWDNSTMYKNSVIRDENRETGHRFIMYYNARGDSINPAHGAERIGMAVSDDMKNWERFGKDPVINHHKGISGDAYIQRINDVWVMFYFGAFWKDGAFNRFAVSNDLIHWKDWEGEDLISSSEDYDNRFAHKSFVVKHNGVVYHFYCAVNKKDQRGIAVATSRDMGESDMHFVTPDDE
- a CDS encoding glycoside hydrolase family 2 TIM barrel-domain containing protein, which produces MNKLFFHTVFFWLSGYCAWAQTVTGEPAGIPRPPDKFVNTPWEDPLVTSLNRDAARTTAYSYKTVEDALEGNREKSRLKMLNGQWDFNYAPNLGKAPREFYRTRISGWDKIEVPSNWELQGYDIPIYKSAVYPFRPVNPPFVPGDYNGVGSYQRTFTVPEDWKDHNITLHFGGVSSSFRVWLNGNFVGYGEDSFLPSEFNITPYLKEGENILSVQVLRWSDGSYLEDQDHWRMSGIQREVFLMAEPKIRIKDFFWQAELDEDYRDALFKLRPEIENLTGDSIKGYKLQVQLYDPEDRKVFARPMEKDVEDILNESYPRLDNVRFGMFEAEVNNPMKWSTGHPSLYTLLLILRNPSGEIEEVKSSKVGFRSVEFSKSNGKLLINGKETYVYGINRHDHHPVRGKALTRKDIEEDVKTIKQFNFNFIRTSHYPNDPYFYELCDRYGIMVMDEANLETHGLGGKLANDTRWLHAHMERLTRMVQRDKNHPSVVMWSLGNEAGNGPAYAAMAGWVHDFDLTRPVHYEPAQGNPAMDGYLPPGHPDYPKDHAHRIENPTDEPFVDMVSRFYPGLFTPKLLVDRKADTRPIIFVEYAHSMGNSTGNLKEMWDEFRSLPRVMGGCIWDFKDQGLLKTDSVSGKEFYAYGGDFGEKLHDGNFNINGIAASDGRPKAAMYECKWIFQPVGSRLADDLKIRVKNRHPDKSLETYIPVLQLLENGEQVWTKECKPFPLQAGKDTLLNMAPYLPELKEGPEYLLNISFRLSEDREWAPKGHEVASDQFVLKERNIPAMSGEENISPLQQNKTNRYFEIKGKDFQIKFSRQNGALTSYIFKGDEQITQPLLPHFTRPLTDNDRKGWKPHEKLRPWYEAVPELKKVNIREENKSKIKVSSRYDIIKGKAEAEVTYTVNGNGTIRVDYRLKASKDLPNIPKIGMQTGINRAYDLVSWYGKGPLENYIDRNHGFRIGRYSLPLEEFTEPYVMPQENGNRTDVRWMAFTPPEKEKGILIMAREKPLSMSAWPYTEKNIDEARHTHELKNAGFLTVNIDLKQMGIGGNDSWSDVGQPLEKYQIPSGDYHYSYYIVPFTGEFDTVLQRFE